The window CATCCGCAGGGTAGTCGTCTTTCCGGCTCCGTTGGGACCCAGAAATCCGAATATCTCGCCCTCACCGATGCGCAGGTCGACACCGCGCACGGCATCCACGGCGCCTTTTTTTGATTTAAAGCTCTTGCGGAGCCCGGTGGTTGTGATGACATCTGGCACTTAACGGTCCCTGATACGAATTTACTAACGGAGATAATAGCGTAAATTATGCGCGTTTTGTTCAGCTTCGATCTGGAGATGGATAGTAATCAGGATAAAAGGAGCAGTTCATGGAACGAGACATCCAATGGCAATAAAACAACCGACACTCTCAGGCGAACGCGTCCTGCTTCGACCGGTCCGGCCTGAAGATCTGCCCGGATTGCGTGAGATCCTGGCCGAGCCCGAGATAGCCAGGTGGTGGAATCCCGGCGAACCGGACCAGCTGCTTGCTGACTGGCTTGACATGCCGCCGGAGACCGTTTTCGTGATCGAAACCGAGGGGGAAGTGATCGGCAGCATCGAGTTCTCGGAAGAGAAAAGCCCCGACTACCGCCACGCCGGGATCGACCTCTTCCTGGACTCGGTTCACCACGGGCAGGGGCTTGGCAGCGACACTTTACGGACCATGGCCAGATACCTCTTCGAGGAACGAGGCCATCATCGCCTGACAATCGATCCGGACGCGAGCAACGAACGGGCGATCCATGTCTATCGCCGGGTGGGCTTCCGTCCAGTCGGCATAATGCGTTCCTGTGAGCGCGGAGCCGACGGTTCATGGCACGACTGCCTTCTACTCGAGATGCTGAAAGGTGAGTTGTCTTAACGAGCTGCTTGCGGCTGGATCGTCAGCGACTGTATATTCTCTAGTCACGATGAACTCCGAACCCCGGGGTGACTGCTGAACCTCACAGATCTGATAATCATCTTCCTGCTGCTGGCCGCCGTGATCAGGGGCATCAAGGCGGGCCTGATGCAGCTCGTCCTGTCATATGCCGGTTTCATCGGTGGCCTCCTGCTGGGCGCGCGGCTCGCCGGCTGGATATTGCCTTCAATCCAGAGCTCCATAACCAAGCTGGTCATCGTCCTCGTTGTCGAACTCGGCATGGCCATGCTCCTCGCCTCGACCGGTGAGATCGCCGGCCGTTACCTGAACACTCTGGCGGGCCGTTTCCACCTGCGCAATCTGAACCAGATTCTGGGAGCCGGCCTGGCAGTGGCATTCACTTTGGTCATGGTCTGGCTGGTGGCATCAGCACTGACCAATGTCAGGAGCAACGAGATCGGCCGCCAGATCAACCAGTCCCGCATCGTCAGGGAGCTGAACGCGCGATTGCCGACTCCTCCCGACGTGATGTCTCAACTGGAGAACATCATCAGCCCGAATGGCTTCCCCAACGTCTTTCTGGGGCTCGAGCCGCAACACCCCACTGTCACCGCCAGCAACTCTCTGGACGGCGCGGCGATCGAACAGGCCGCGGCTTCAGTAGTGAAGATCCAGGGGGAAGGGTGCGGCGGCATGGTCTTCGGTTCCGGGACCGTCGTGGATGACGGAATCGTGGTCACAAACGCCCATGTGGTCGCCGGGGTCGCCAGCCCCGAAGTCGTAGGCGCGGACGGCGCCTACGCGGCAATCCCGATCTGGTTCGATCCCGACCTGGATATAGCCATCCTGGCTGCTGAAGGCCTCGCAGACGCGCCATTGGCCCTCGCTGGCGAGGTATTGCAGGACAACAACGCCGCCGCCGTCATCGGTTATCCCGGCGGCGGGCATCTGACCATAGAGGACGGCGTGATCATCGACCACGTGACCGCCAGCGGGCGCAACATCTACAACCGCGGCCTGGTGTTCAGGAATATCTATGAGGTGCAGGCTGAAGTGCTGCCTGGCAATTCCGGCGGCCCGCTCATAGCCGCCGACGGCACCGTCGCCGGCGTTATTTTCGGTAGCTCGGTGAGCCAGAGCAACGTCGGCTATGCCCTGATGATCGACGATGTCAGGCCGCTGATCCAG of the Actinomycetota bacterium genome contains:
- a CDS encoding GNAT family N-acetyltransferase is translated as MAIKQPTLSGERVLLRPVRPEDLPGLREILAEPEIARWWNPGEPDQLLADWLDMPPETVFVIETEGEVIGSIEFSEEKSPDYRHAGIDLFLDSVHHGQGLGSDTLRTMARYLFEERGHHRLTIDPDASNERAIHVYRRVGFRPVGIMRSCERGADGSWHDCLLLEMLKGELS
- a CDS encoding MarP family serine protease; the encoded protein is MIRGIKAGLMQLVLSYAGFIGGLLLGARLAGWILPSIQSSITKLVIVLVVELGMAMLLASTGEIAGRYLNTLAGRFHLRNLNQILGAGLAVAFTLVMVWLVASALTNVRSNEIGRQINQSRIVRELNARLPTPPDVMSQLENIISPNGFPNVFLGLEPQHPTVTASNSLDGAAIEQAAASVVKIQGEGCGGMVFGSGTVVDDGIVVTNAHVVAGVASPEVVGADGAYAAIPIWFDPDLDIAILAAEGLADAPLALAGEVLQDNNAAAVIGYPGGGHLTIEDGVIIDHVTASGRNIYNRGLVFRNIYEVQAEVLPGNSGGPLIAADGTVAGVIFGSSVSQSNVGYALMIDDVRPLIQQAVDSYTPVSTAGCASG